A stretch of Carya illinoinensis cultivar Pawnee chromosome 14, C.illinoinensisPawnee_v1, whole genome shotgun sequence DNA encodes these proteins:
- the LOC122294453 gene encoding glycine--tRNA ligase, chloroplastic/mitochondrial 2 isoform X1, protein MALLAFPLVISFLKPHTSGLSLLRAGKPIPSRLCKRLFLRRHFTRIGVSAVSTSAIPQNSSSTDPNNEPLRASVPTFQQAIQRLQEYWASVGCSVMQCSNTEVGAGTMNPLTFLRVLGPEPWNVAYVEPSIRPDDSRYGENPNRLQRHTQFQVILKPDPGNSQDLFIRSLSALGIDVSAHDIRFVEDNWESPVLGAWGLGWEIWMDGMEITQFTYFQQAGSLQLSPISVEITYGLERILMLLQGVDHFKKIQYADGITYGELFLENEKEMSAYYLEQASVNHIQKHFDFFEEEAHSLLASGLAIPAYDQLLKTSHAFNILDSRGFVGVTERARYFGRMRSLARQCAQLWLKTREALGHPLGIASDPVNVVCPKELLDAAVKKVNDDSRLFILEVGTEEMPPHDVVDASQQLKELILLVLEKQRLSHGEVQAFGTPRRLLVSVENLCTKQAENDAEVRGPPVSKAFDLQGNPTKAAEGFCRRYSIPLDSLYRKIDGKTEYLYARIKESSRLAVEVLSEELPSTIANLSFPKSMRWNSQIMFSRPIRWILALHGDVVVPFSFAGVLSGNLSYGLRNTSSATVLVESAESYAELMGNAGVNVKIEERKKKILEHSNVLAKSVNGHIVFQEGLLNEVVNLVETPVPVLGKFQESFLELPKDLLTMVMQKHQKYFAVTDDSGRLLPYFITVANGAINEMVVRKGNEAVLRARYEDAKFFYEMDTRKKFSEFRSQLKGILFHEKLGTMLDKMMRIQNTVTKLSLALQIGEDRHQVVQDAASVAMSDLATAVVTEFTSLSGIMARHYAIRDGYSEQVAEALFEITLPRFSGDILPETDAGIVLAIADRLDSLVGLFAAGCQPSSTNDPFGLRRISYGLVQVLVEKDKNLDLKQALELAADVQPIEVDASTVNDVHQFVTRRLEQFLVDKGISPEVVRSVLAERANLHCLAAKSAYQMEALLRSDLFPKVVEAYSRPTRIVRGKDVNTDMEVDEAAFETNEERALWSAFLSVKNKINPGIEVDNFVRISSQLVQPLEDFFKHVFVMVEDERIRKNRLALLRKIADLPRGIADLSVLPGF, encoded by the exons GAATATTGGGCTTCAGTTGGATGTTCGGTAATGCAATGCAGCAACACAGAG GTTGGAGCTGGGACTATGAATCCTCTGACATTTTTGAGAGTTCTAGGTCCAGAGCCATGGAATGTTGC GTATGTGGAGCCTAGTATTCGACCAGATGATAGTCGTTATGGTGAAAACCCAAACAGGCTTCAACGACACACTCAATTTCAG GTTATATTAAAGCCTGATCCTGGAAATTCGCAAGACCTTTTCATTCGTAGCTTGTCAGCTTTAG GTATTGATGTCAGTGCACATGATATACGCTTTGTGGAGGACAACTGGGAGAGTCCG GTACTTGGTGCTTGGGGTTTGGGCTGGGAAATATGGATGGACGGGATGGAGATTACCCAATTCACCTACTTCCAGCAG gCTGGAAGTCTACAGTTATCACCAATCTCTGTTGAAATCACTTATGGTCTTGAGCGTATCCTCATGTTGCTACAG GGAGttgatcattttaaaaaaattcaatatgcTGACGGAATTACGTACGGGGAGCTGTTTTTGGAGAATGA GAAGGAAATGAGTGCATATTATCTAGAACAAGCCAGTGTTAATCATAttcaaaaacactttgatttttttgaggaAGAGGCTCATTCCTTGCTTGCTTCAGGCCTTGCAATTCCTGC GTATGATCAGCTTCTGAAGACATCTCATGCTTTTAACATCTTAGATTCGAGAGGCTTTGTTGGGGTAACGGAGCGTGCTCGTTATTTTGGTCGGATGAGAAG TTTGGCTCGTCAGTGTGCACAACTCTGGTTGAAGACCAGGGAAGCCCTTGGACATCCCCTGGGTATTGCTTCAGACCCTGTTAATGTTGTGTGTCCAAAAGAGCTTTTGGATGCTGCTGTCAAAAAG GTGAATGATGATTCAAGATTGTTTATTCTTGAAGTCGGGACTGAAGAGATGCCACCTCATGATGTAGTTGATGCAAGCCAGCAA CTCAAAGAATTAATATTGCTGGTGTTAGAGAaacaaagattaagccatggtGAAGTGCAAGCATTTGGCACGCCTCGTAGGCTACTG GTTTCTGTTGAGAATCTTTGCACTAAACAAGCAGAGAATGACGCTGAGGTTCGAGGACCTCCTGTTTCAAAAGCATTCGATCTCCAAGGAAATCCTACTAAG GCTGCTGAGGGTTTTTGCCGTAGATACTCCATACCACTGGACTCACTGTATAGAAAGATTGATG GAAAAACAGAGTATCTATATGCTCGCATAAAGGAATCTTCTCGACTTGCTGTGGAG GTTTTGTCTGAAGAGTTACCTAGTACCATTGCTAATCTATCATTCCCAAAGTCAATGCGGTGGAACTCTCAG ATCATGTTTAGCAGGCCTATTCGTTGGATTTTGGCCCTCCACGGTGATGTTGTTGTGCCATTTTCGTTTGCTGGAGTTTTGAG TGGAAACCTGTCATATGGTCTTCGTAATACTTCTTCAGCTACTGTCTTG GTAGAAAGTGCTGAATCTTATGCAGAGCTAATGGGGAATGCTGGAGTAAACGTTAAAATTGAG GAGcgcaagaaaaaaattttggagcACTCTAATGTGTTAGCAAAGAGTGTCAACGGACACATTGTTTTTCAAGAGGGATTACTGAATGAG GTTGTAAATCTCGTTGAGACACCTGTTCCAGTGCTTGGGAAGTTTCAAGAGTCCTTCTTAGAGCTTCCAAAAGATCTTTTGACTATG GTTATGCAGAAGCACCAAAAGTACTTCGCTGTGACTGATGACAGTGGGAGGCTGTTGCCATACTTTATCACT gtggCAAATGGAGCAATCAATGAGATGGTAGTGCGAAAAGGAAATGAAGCTGTACTTAG AGCTCGGTATGAAGATGCAAAGTTTTTTTATGAGATGGATACACGTAAGAAGTTTTCTGAATTCCGAAGTCAGTTGAAAGGGATTCTTTTCCAT GAGAAGCTAGGAACGATGCTGGACAAGATGATGCGCATTCAAAACACAGTGACCAAACTGAGTTTAGCCTTGCAAATTGGGGAAGATAGGCATCAAGTAGTCCAGGATGCTGCATCTGTTGCTATGTCAGATCTTGCTACTGCAGTTGTCACAGAATTTACTTCTCTCTCAGGAATAATGGCCCGCCATTATGCTATTAGAGATGGCTATTCAGAGCAG GTTGCGGAGGCCTTGTTTGAGATCACACTTCCCAGATTTTCTGGGGATATTCTACCTGAAACTGATGCAGGGATAGTTTTGGCCATTGCTGACAG ATTAGATAGCCTTGTTGGCTTATTCGCTGCTGGTTGTCAGCCTAGTTCTACCAATGACCCATTTGGCCTGCGAAGAATCTCTTATGGTCTC GTCCAAGTGTTGGTGGAAAAGGATAAAAACCTGGATCTAAAACAAGCATTGGAGCTTGCTGCTGATGTCCAACCCATTGAAGTAGATGCGAGTACGGTAAATGAT GTACATCAATTTGTCACTCGGAGATTAGAGCAATTCTTG GTTGATAAGGGAATAAGCCCAGAGGTAGTTCGTTCTGTCCTAGCAGAGCGTGCAAACTTGCATTGTCTGGCAGCAAAGTCAGCATATCAG ATGGAAGCCTTGCTAAGGAGCGATCTTTTTCCAAAAGTTGTTGAAGCATATTCTCGTCCAACAAGAATTGTTCGTGGAAAGGATGTGAACACTGATATGGAG GTGGATGAGGCTGCCTTTGAGACAAATGAAGAGAGAGCTCTATGGAGCGCTTTCTTGTCagttaaaaacaaaatcaatccTG GCATTgaggtagataattttgttagAATATCTTCACAGCTAGTACAACCACTTGAAGATTTCTTCAAGCATGTCTTTGTAATGGTG GAAGACGAAAGAATTAGAAAAAACAGGCTTGCTCTGCTCAGAAAAATTGCAGATCTTCCAAGAGGCATAGCAGACCTCTCAGTTTTGCCAGGATTCTAA
- the LOC122294453 gene encoding glycine--tRNA ligase, chloroplastic/mitochondrial 2 isoform X3: protein MALLAFPLVISFLKPHTSGLSLLRAGKPIPSRLCKRLFLRRHFTRIGVSAVSTSAIPQNSSSTDPNNEPLRASVPTFQQAIQRLQEYWASVGCSVMQCSNTEVGAGTMNPLTFLRVLGPEPWNVAYVEPSIRPDDSRYGENPNRLQRHTQFQVILKPDPGNSQDLFIRSLSALGIDVSAHDIRFVEDNWESPVLGAWGLGWEIWMDGMEITQFTYFQQAGSLQLSPISVEITYGLERILMLLQGVDHFKKIQYADGITYGELFLENEKEMSAYYLEQASVNHIQKHFDFFEEEAHSLLASGLAIPAYDQLLKTSHAFNILDSRGFVGVTERARYFGRMRSLARQCAQLWLKTREALGHPLGIASDPVNVVCPKELLDAAVKKVNDDSRLFILEVGTEEMPPHDVVDASQQLKELILLVLEKQRLSHGEVQAFGTPRRLLVSVENLCTKQAENDAEVRGPPVSKAFDLQGNPTKAAEGFCRRYSIPLDSLYRKIDGKTEYLYARIKESSRLAVEVLSEELPSTIANLSFPKSMRWNSQIMFSRPIRWILALHGDVVVPFSFAGVLSGNLSYGLRNTSSATVLVESAESYAELMGNAGVNVKIEERKKKILEHSNVLAKSVNGHIVFQEGLLNEVVNLVETPVPVLGKFQESFLELPKDLLTMVMQKHQKYFAVTDDSGRLLPYFITVANGAINEMVVRKGNEAVLRARYEDAKFFYEMDTRKKFSEFRSQLKGILFHEKLGTMLDKMMRIQNTVTKLSLALQIGEDRHQVVQDAASVAMSDLATAVVTEFTSLSGIMARHYAIRDGYSEQVAEALFEITLPRFSGDILPETDAGIVLAIADRLDSLVGLFAAGCQPSSTNDPFGLRRISYGLCCIRFF from the exons GAATATTGGGCTTCAGTTGGATGTTCGGTAATGCAATGCAGCAACACAGAG GTTGGAGCTGGGACTATGAATCCTCTGACATTTTTGAGAGTTCTAGGTCCAGAGCCATGGAATGTTGC GTATGTGGAGCCTAGTATTCGACCAGATGATAGTCGTTATGGTGAAAACCCAAACAGGCTTCAACGACACACTCAATTTCAG GTTATATTAAAGCCTGATCCTGGAAATTCGCAAGACCTTTTCATTCGTAGCTTGTCAGCTTTAG GTATTGATGTCAGTGCACATGATATACGCTTTGTGGAGGACAACTGGGAGAGTCCG GTACTTGGTGCTTGGGGTTTGGGCTGGGAAATATGGATGGACGGGATGGAGATTACCCAATTCACCTACTTCCAGCAG gCTGGAAGTCTACAGTTATCACCAATCTCTGTTGAAATCACTTATGGTCTTGAGCGTATCCTCATGTTGCTACAG GGAGttgatcattttaaaaaaattcaatatgcTGACGGAATTACGTACGGGGAGCTGTTTTTGGAGAATGA GAAGGAAATGAGTGCATATTATCTAGAACAAGCCAGTGTTAATCATAttcaaaaacactttgatttttttgaggaAGAGGCTCATTCCTTGCTTGCTTCAGGCCTTGCAATTCCTGC GTATGATCAGCTTCTGAAGACATCTCATGCTTTTAACATCTTAGATTCGAGAGGCTTTGTTGGGGTAACGGAGCGTGCTCGTTATTTTGGTCGGATGAGAAG TTTGGCTCGTCAGTGTGCACAACTCTGGTTGAAGACCAGGGAAGCCCTTGGACATCCCCTGGGTATTGCTTCAGACCCTGTTAATGTTGTGTGTCCAAAAGAGCTTTTGGATGCTGCTGTCAAAAAG GTGAATGATGATTCAAGATTGTTTATTCTTGAAGTCGGGACTGAAGAGATGCCACCTCATGATGTAGTTGATGCAAGCCAGCAA CTCAAAGAATTAATATTGCTGGTGTTAGAGAaacaaagattaagccatggtGAAGTGCAAGCATTTGGCACGCCTCGTAGGCTACTG GTTTCTGTTGAGAATCTTTGCACTAAACAAGCAGAGAATGACGCTGAGGTTCGAGGACCTCCTGTTTCAAAAGCATTCGATCTCCAAGGAAATCCTACTAAG GCTGCTGAGGGTTTTTGCCGTAGATACTCCATACCACTGGACTCACTGTATAGAAAGATTGATG GAAAAACAGAGTATCTATATGCTCGCATAAAGGAATCTTCTCGACTTGCTGTGGAG GTTTTGTCTGAAGAGTTACCTAGTACCATTGCTAATCTATCATTCCCAAAGTCAATGCGGTGGAACTCTCAG ATCATGTTTAGCAGGCCTATTCGTTGGATTTTGGCCCTCCACGGTGATGTTGTTGTGCCATTTTCGTTTGCTGGAGTTTTGAG TGGAAACCTGTCATATGGTCTTCGTAATACTTCTTCAGCTACTGTCTTG GTAGAAAGTGCTGAATCTTATGCAGAGCTAATGGGGAATGCTGGAGTAAACGTTAAAATTGAG GAGcgcaagaaaaaaattttggagcACTCTAATGTGTTAGCAAAGAGTGTCAACGGACACATTGTTTTTCAAGAGGGATTACTGAATGAG GTTGTAAATCTCGTTGAGACACCTGTTCCAGTGCTTGGGAAGTTTCAAGAGTCCTTCTTAGAGCTTCCAAAAGATCTTTTGACTATG GTTATGCAGAAGCACCAAAAGTACTTCGCTGTGACTGATGACAGTGGGAGGCTGTTGCCATACTTTATCACT gtggCAAATGGAGCAATCAATGAGATGGTAGTGCGAAAAGGAAATGAAGCTGTACTTAG AGCTCGGTATGAAGATGCAAAGTTTTTTTATGAGATGGATACACGTAAGAAGTTTTCTGAATTCCGAAGTCAGTTGAAAGGGATTCTTTTCCAT GAGAAGCTAGGAACGATGCTGGACAAGATGATGCGCATTCAAAACACAGTGACCAAACTGAGTTTAGCCTTGCAAATTGGGGAAGATAGGCATCAAGTAGTCCAGGATGCTGCATCTGTTGCTATGTCAGATCTTGCTACTGCAGTTGTCACAGAATTTACTTCTCTCTCAGGAATAATGGCCCGCCATTATGCTATTAGAGATGGCTATTCAGAGCAG GTTGCGGAGGCCTTGTTTGAGATCACACTTCCCAGATTTTCTGGGGATATTCTACCTGAAACTGATGCAGGGATAGTTTTGGCCATTGCTGACAG ATTAGATAGCCTTGTTGGCTTATTCGCTGCTGGTTGTCAGCCTAGTTCTACCAATGACCCATTTGGCCTGCGAAGAATCTCTTATGGTCTC TGCTGCATTCGTTTCTTTTAG
- the LOC122294453 gene encoding glycine--tRNA ligase, chloroplastic/mitochondrial 2 isoform X2, whose protein sequence is MALLAFPLVISFLKPHTSGLSLLRAGKPIPSRLCKRLFLRRHFTRIGVSAVSTSAIPQNSSSTDPNNEPLRASVPTFQQAIQRLQEYWASVGCSVMQCSNTEVGAGTMNPLTFLRVLGPEPWNVAYVEPSIRPDDSRYGENPNRLQRHTQFQVILKPDPGNSQDLFIRSLSALGIDVSAHDIRFVEDNWESPVLGAWGLGWEIWMDGMEITQFTYFQQAGSLQLSPISVEITYGLERILMLLQGVDHFKKIQYADGITYGELFLENEYDQLLKTSHAFNILDSRGFVGVTERARYFGRMRSLARQCAQLWLKTREALGHPLGIASDPVNVVCPKELLDAAVKKVNDDSRLFILEVGTEEMPPHDVVDASQQLKELILLVLEKQRLSHGEVQAFGTPRRLLVSVENLCTKQAENDAEVRGPPVSKAFDLQGNPTKAAEGFCRRYSIPLDSLYRKIDGKTEYLYARIKESSRLAVEVLSEELPSTIANLSFPKSMRWNSQIMFSRPIRWILALHGDVVVPFSFAGVLSGNLSYGLRNTSSATVLVESAESYAELMGNAGVNVKIEERKKKILEHSNVLAKSVNGHIVFQEGLLNEVVNLVETPVPVLGKFQESFLELPKDLLTMVMQKHQKYFAVTDDSGRLLPYFITVANGAINEMVVRKGNEAVLRARYEDAKFFYEMDTRKKFSEFRSQLKGILFHEKLGTMLDKMMRIQNTVTKLSLALQIGEDRHQVVQDAASVAMSDLATAVVTEFTSLSGIMARHYAIRDGYSEQVAEALFEITLPRFSGDILPETDAGIVLAIADRLDSLVGLFAAGCQPSSTNDPFGLRRISYGLVQVLVEKDKNLDLKQALELAADVQPIEVDASTVNDVHQFVTRRLEQFLVDKGISPEVVRSVLAERANLHCLAAKSAYQMEALLRSDLFPKVVEAYSRPTRIVRGKDVNTDMEVDEAAFETNEERALWSAFLSVKNKINPGIEVDNFVRISSQLVQPLEDFFKHVFVMVEDERIRKNRLALLRKIADLPRGIADLSVLPGF, encoded by the exons GAATATTGGGCTTCAGTTGGATGTTCGGTAATGCAATGCAGCAACACAGAG GTTGGAGCTGGGACTATGAATCCTCTGACATTTTTGAGAGTTCTAGGTCCAGAGCCATGGAATGTTGC GTATGTGGAGCCTAGTATTCGACCAGATGATAGTCGTTATGGTGAAAACCCAAACAGGCTTCAACGACACACTCAATTTCAG GTTATATTAAAGCCTGATCCTGGAAATTCGCAAGACCTTTTCATTCGTAGCTTGTCAGCTTTAG GTATTGATGTCAGTGCACATGATATACGCTTTGTGGAGGACAACTGGGAGAGTCCG GTACTTGGTGCTTGGGGTTTGGGCTGGGAAATATGGATGGACGGGATGGAGATTACCCAATTCACCTACTTCCAGCAG gCTGGAAGTCTACAGTTATCACCAATCTCTGTTGAAATCACTTATGGTCTTGAGCGTATCCTCATGTTGCTACAG GGAGttgatcattttaaaaaaattcaatatgcTGACGGAATTACGTACGGGGAGCTGTTTTTGGAGAATGA GTATGATCAGCTTCTGAAGACATCTCATGCTTTTAACATCTTAGATTCGAGAGGCTTTGTTGGGGTAACGGAGCGTGCTCGTTATTTTGGTCGGATGAGAAG TTTGGCTCGTCAGTGTGCACAACTCTGGTTGAAGACCAGGGAAGCCCTTGGACATCCCCTGGGTATTGCTTCAGACCCTGTTAATGTTGTGTGTCCAAAAGAGCTTTTGGATGCTGCTGTCAAAAAG GTGAATGATGATTCAAGATTGTTTATTCTTGAAGTCGGGACTGAAGAGATGCCACCTCATGATGTAGTTGATGCAAGCCAGCAA CTCAAAGAATTAATATTGCTGGTGTTAGAGAaacaaagattaagccatggtGAAGTGCAAGCATTTGGCACGCCTCGTAGGCTACTG GTTTCTGTTGAGAATCTTTGCACTAAACAAGCAGAGAATGACGCTGAGGTTCGAGGACCTCCTGTTTCAAAAGCATTCGATCTCCAAGGAAATCCTACTAAG GCTGCTGAGGGTTTTTGCCGTAGATACTCCATACCACTGGACTCACTGTATAGAAAGATTGATG GAAAAACAGAGTATCTATATGCTCGCATAAAGGAATCTTCTCGACTTGCTGTGGAG GTTTTGTCTGAAGAGTTACCTAGTACCATTGCTAATCTATCATTCCCAAAGTCAATGCGGTGGAACTCTCAG ATCATGTTTAGCAGGCCTATTCGTTGGATTTTGGCCCTCCACGGTGATGTTGTTGTGCCATTTTCGTTTGCTGGAGTTTTGAG TGGAAACCTGTCATATGGTCTTCGTAATACTTCTTCAGCTACTGTCTTG GTAGAAAGTGCTGAATCTTATGCAGAGCTAATGGGGAATGCTGGAGTAAACGTTAAAATTGAG GAGcgcaagaaaaaaattttggagcACTCTAATGTGTTAGCAAAGAGTGTCAACGGACACATTGTTTTTCAAGAGGGATTACTGAATGAG GTTGTAAATCTCGTTGAGACACCTGTTCCAGTGCTTGGGAAGTTTCAAGAGTCCTTCTTAGAGCTTCCAAAAGATCTTTTGACTATG GTTATGCAGAAGCACCAAAAGTACTTCGCTGTGACTGATGACAGTGGGAGGCTGTTGCCATACTTTATCACT gtggCAAATGGAGCAATCAATGAGATGGTAGTGCGAAAAGGAAATGAAGCTGTACTTAG AGCTCGGTATGAAGATGCAAAGTTTTTTTATGAGATGGATACACGTAAGAAGTTTTCTGAATTCCGAAGTCAGTTGAAAGGGATTCTTTTCCAT GAGAAGCTAGGAACGATGCTGGACAAGATGATGCGCATTCAAAACACAGTGACCAAACTGAGTTTAGCCTTGCAAATTGGGGAAGATAGGCATCAAGTAGTCCAGGATGCTGCATCTGTTGCTATGTCAGATCTTGCTACTGCAGTTGTCACAGAATTTACTTCTCTCTCAGGAATAATGGCCCGCCATTATGCTATTAGAGATGGCTATTCAGAGCAG GTTGCGGAGGCCTTGTTTGAGATCACACTTCCCAGATTTTCTGGGGATATTCTACCTGAAACTGATGCAGGGATAGTTTTGGCCATTGCTGACAG ATTAGATAGCCTTGTTGGCTTATTCGCTGCTGGTTGTCAGCCTAGTTCTACCAATGACCCATTTGGCCTGCGAAGAATCTCTTATGGTCTC GTCCAAGTGTTGGTGGAAAAGGATAAAAACCTGGATCTAAAACAAGCATTGGAGCTTGCTGCTGATGTCCAACCCATTGAAGTAGATGCGAGTACGGTAAATGAT GTACATCAATTTGTCACTCGGAGATTAGAGCAATTCTTG GTTGATAAGGGAATAAGCCCAGAGGTAGTTCGTTCTGTCCTAGCAGAGCGTGCAAACTTGCATTGTCTGGCAGCAAAGTCAGCATATCAG ATGGAAGCCTTGCTAAGGAGCGATCTTTTTCCAAAAGTTGTTGAAGCATATTCTCGTCCAACAAGAATTGTTCGTGGAAAGGATGTGAACACTGATATGGAG GTGGATGAGGCTGCCTTTGAGACAAATGAAGAGAGAGCTCTATGGAGCGCTTTCTTGTCagttaaaaacaaaatcaatccTG GCATTgaggtagataattttgttagAATATCTTCACAGCTAGTACAACCACTTGAAGATTTCTTCAAGCATGTCTTTGTAATGGTG GAAGACGAAAGAATTAGAAAAAACAGGCTTGCTCTGCTCAGAAAAATTGCAGATCTTCCAAGAGGCATAGCAGACCTCTCAGTTTTGCCAGGATTCTAA